The sequence AAGGCGCAGCGGGCAGGGGACTCCGAGCCCGGAGCGGCAGACCTGACCGGCGGTGGGGACTACCTCGTGCCGGATGTGCTGGAACCCGGCCTGACGCTGCTGCTGGTCGGAACCGCGCCCAGCCGGATTAGTGCGGCGGCGCGGGCGTACTACGCCAATCCCACCAACAAGTTCTGGCGCGTGCTGCACGAAGTCGGTTTGACCCCACGCCAACTCTCGCCGCACGAGTACCCGCTCCTGCCCACCTTCGGGATCGGCCTGACCGATGTGGCCAAGCGGCACAGCGGCGTGGACGCCGATCTGCCGCCGGGTGCGTGGGAACCGTCGGAACTGCGGGCGAAGATCGCCCGGTACCGCCCCGCACTCGTGGCCTTCACCAGCAAACGCGGGGCGT comes from Deinococcus sp. KSM4-11 and encodes:
- a CDS encoding mismatch-specific DNA-glycosylase; translation: MPDVLEPGLTLLLVGTAPSRISAAARAYYANPTNKFWRVLHEVGLTPRQLSPHEYPLLPTFGIGLTDVAKRHSGVDADLPPGAWEPSELRAKIARYRPALVAFTSKRGASEVLGVPTGRLLYGPQVQLLEGAEVWVLPSTSPLGHTHFQLEPWHALAARVAALRAGG